The following coding sequences are from one Beggiatoa alba B18LD window:
- a CDS encoding ABC transporter permease, with amino-acid sequence MMTTPEINSNANILLTGETLICQGDWTLNGLGKLENALNKLTFPMLTHLRIDGQAVQALDTAGACLLCSLHQRLQAQGKAVEFTRFNSEQQQLINLAQDYADNIAPLPPPEQGLFLEDIGRQVWRGLNEIYHFLAFVGEVSIGLWVALLQPHRIRWQAVFATLYSSGVTALPIVGLMSFLMGIVIAYQGGQQLKIYGANILVVNLVGVTLLRVLSPLLTAIMVAGRSGSAYTAQIGTMHVTDEIDALRTLGIAPLDLLVIPKIIALVIALPLLTAYADIMGLFGGMLISQLTLDVSFSDFLERLPKAVPIHHYLIGIGKTVVYAMIIAIVGCYQGFQTKGGADSVGRQVTISVVQAIFLVMLAEAIFSVIFSWVGV; translated from the coding sequence ATGATGACAACCCCAGAAATCAATAGCAATGCCAATATTCTATTGACCGGAGAAACCCTTATTTGTCAAGGAGATTGGACGCTAAACGGACTCGGCAAACTAGAAAACGCGCTGAATAAACTCACCTTTCCCATGCTGACCCATCTCCGCATCGACGGGCAAGCCGTGCAAGCCCTAGACACAGCGGGCGCGTGTCTCCTCTGTAGCCTGCATCAACGCCTACAAGCACAAGGAAAAGCCGTAGAATTCACCCGCTTCAACTCAGAACAACAACAACTGATTAATCTCGCACAAGATTATGCCGATAACATCGCCCCCCTGCCACCGCCTGAGCAAGGATTATTCCTAGAAGACATCGGGCGACAAGTCTGGCGGGGTTTAAACGAGATTTACCATTTTCTCGCCTTTGTTGGAGAAGTCAGTATCGGCTTATGGGTTGCCTTACTACAACCGCACCGCATCCGCTGGCAAGCGGTTTTTGCCACCCTCTACAGCTCAGGTGTAACCGCGCTACCCATTGTCGGCTTAATGTCGTTTCTCATGGGCATTGTGATTGCCTACCAAGGCGGACAACAGCTAAAAATCTATGGTGCGAATATCCTTGTTGTTAATCTGGTCGGCGTGACACTATTACGAGTTTTATCCCCCCTACTCACCGCTATCATGGTCGCAGGGCGTAGTGGTTCTGCCTACACGGCTCAAATTGGTACGATGCACGTCACCGATGAAATCGACGCGCTAAGAACCTTAGGCATTGCCCCCCTAGATTTATTAGTAATTCCGAAAATTATTGCCCTTGTCATCGCCCTGCCACTCCTTACAGCATATGCGGATATTATGGGCTTATTCGGTGGAATGTTAATTTCACAATTAACGCTAGATGTCAGTTTCAGCGACTTTTTAGAACGTTTACCGAAAGCTGTTCCTATTCATCACTACCTCATTGGAATTGGAAAAACGGTTGTTTACGCGATGATTATTGCGATTGTTGGCTGTTATCAAGGTTTTCAAACCAAAGGCGGCGCGGACAGCGTCGGGCGACAAGTGACTATCAGCGTTGTACAAGCGATTTTTCTAGTCATGCTCGCTGAAGCAATCTTTTCCGTGATATTTAGCTGGGTGGGGGTTTAG
- a CDS encoding ATP-dependent DNA helicase yields the protein MTDALLTPQPLDLSPEFEQALHLLENTSLSVFITGKAGTGKSTLLNYFRCHTRKKVIVLAPTGIAALNVDGMTLHSFFRLPSRPIHPSEIKAISGKRRELYQSIDTLVIDEISMVRADLLDVVDRFMRLNGRDPLQPFGGVQIVFIGDLFQLPPVVTTQEEDLFKTVYPSPFFFSANVMEILDLTLISLEKIYRQQEATFTQLLNAIRHNAITANELNLLNTRHLPEFKAPELAYYITLATTNKLAMEINNNHLAQLTTPEHIYTGKLTGEFDAKNTPTDLELTLKVGAQVMFVKNDSGQRWVNGTLGRVIALFSDCIQVETNAGDIYQVEPAKWEILKYEFDSKTARLTTNVIGSFTQYPLRLAWAMTIHKSQGKTFNNVVIELGRGAFAHGQLYVALSRCRTLDGLILRKPIRMSDVIVDERVIHFFERLKP from the coding sequence ATGACTGACGCGCTATTAACGCCACAACCGCTAGACTTAAGCCCAGAGTTTGAACAGGCTTTACATTTATTAGAAAACACTAGTTTATCGGTTTTTATTACGGGCAAAGCAGGCACAGGCAAATCGACTTTATTAAACTATTTTCGCTGTCATACCCGCAAAAAAGTGATTGTCCTCGCACCGACAGGCATCGCCGCGCTCAATGTGGATGGAATGACCCTCCATTCATTCTTTCGCCTGCCCTCTCGCCCTATTCATCCAAGCGAAATCAAAGCTATATCAGGCAAACGACGCGAGTTATACCAATCTATCGATACCCTCGTGATTGATGAAATTTCGATGGTTAGAGCCGATTTACTCGATGTTGTTGACCGATTTATGCGCCTTAATGGACGCGACCCCCTGCAACCCTTTGGCGGTGTACAAATCGTTTTCATTGGCGATTTATTCCAATTACCGCCCGTCGTGACCACCCAAGAAGAAGACCTCTTTAAAACCGTCTATCCTAGCCCGTTTTTTTTCAGTGCGAATGTGATGGAAATCCTAGATTTAACCCTGATTTCCCTAGAAAAAATTTACCGTCAACAAGAAGCCACTTTTACCCAACTCTTAAATGCCATTCGCCACAACGCAATCACAGCGAACGAATTAAATTTACTCAACACCCGCCATTTACCCGAATTTAAAGCCCCCGAATTAGCCTATTACATCACCCTTGCTACCACAAATAAACTCGCAATGGAGATTAATAACAACCACTTAGCACAACTGACTACCCCTGAACATATTTATACAGGCAAACTCACAGGGGAATTTGATGCGAAAAACACCCCAACTGACCTTGAATTAACCCTAAAAGTTGGTGCACAAGTCATGTTTGTTAAAAACGACAGTGGACAACGTTGGGTAAACGGCACACTAGGGCGTGTCATCGCGCTCTTTTCTGACTGCATTCAGGTAGAAACCAATGCAGGCGATATTTATCAAGTAGAGCCTGCAAAATGGGAAATTCTCAAATACGAATTTGATTCAAAAACCGCCCGTTTAACAACCAACGTGATAGGCTCATTTACGCAATACCCGCTCCGCCTTGCATGGGCAATGACCATACACAAAAGTCAGGGAAAAACCTTTAACAACGTCGTTATAGAACTCGGACGTGGCGCATTTGCACATGGACAACTCTACGTAGCACTTAGCCGTTGTCGTACCCTAGACGGTTTAATTCTCCGCAAACCTATCCGCATGAGTGATGTTATTGTTGATGAACGGGTTATTCACTTTTTTGAACGTTTAAAACCATGA
- a CDS encoding Rpn family recombination-promoting nuclease/putative transposase: protein MSRYINPYTDFGFKKLFGEEANKDLLIDFLNQLLPAHHQIQTLQFKNTEKLPLYAEDRKAFFDVYCTSPNGEKFIVEMQRARMDYFKDRALFYVTFPIQEQAKKGVWNFKLSAVYFIAILDCFIEEAPEATDFRQDVSLKNQHGQIFYDKLHFCFLQMPLFNKKAEELENHFEKWIYFLKNLANLEEIPRILNEPVFKKAFEIAELSNLKPRQAQQYRRSLMNYWSNNAVINTAFEDGKAEGLVEGITQGEVNLLRKLLEKRFGQLPQHIQEKLAQASAQQLEGWTDKLLEIQQLEELFKS from the coding sequence ATGTCCCGTTATATCAATCCTTATACTGATTTTGGTTTTAAAAAACTCTTTGGCGAAGAAGCAAACAAAGACTTATTAATCGACTTCTTAAACCAACTACTCCCCGCCCACCACCAAATTCAAACCCTACAATTTAAAAATACCGAAAAACTCCCCCTCTACGCCGAAGACCGCAAAGCCTTCTTTGATGTTTACTGCACCAGTCCTAACGGCGAAAAATTCATCGTTGAAATGCAACGCGCCCGCATGGATTACTTCAAAGACCGCGCCTTGTTTTACGTCACTTTCCCCATTCAAGAACAAGCCAAAAAAGGCGTATGGAACTTTAAACTTTCTGCGGTTTACTTCATCGCTATCTTAGACTGCTTTATTGAAGAAGCTCCTGAAGCAACTGACTTTCGCCAAGATGTCAGCTTAAAAAACCAACACGGACAAATTTTCTACGACAAACTTCATTTCTGCTTTTTACAAATGCCTTTATTCAATAAAAAGGCGGAGGAGTTAGAAAATCACTTTGAAAAATGGATTTACTTTTTAAAAAACCTAGCGAATTTAGAAGAGATACCGAGAATATTAAACGAACCTGTTTTTAAGAAAGCGTTTGAAATTGCGGAGCTATCGAATTTAAAACCGCGACAAGCGCAACAATATCGCCGTAGTTTAATGAATTACTGGTCGAACAATGCAGTGATAAACACCGCTTTTGAAGATGGCAAGGCGGAGGGGTTAGTCGAAGGGATAACGCAAGGCGAGGTCAACTTATTACGCAAATTACTAGAAAAGCGTTTCGGTCAATTACCGCAACACATTCAAGAAAAATTAGCGCAAGCCTCAGCGCAACAATTGGAAGGTTGGACAGATAAACTTTTAGAAATTCAACAACTAGAAGAGCTTTTTAAATCCTAA
- a CDS encoding DUF2062 domain-containing protein, which yields MNWIQKNITLFLDLLKQGLTPTQLALCVAWGVLLGIMPMLGVATVLCVVIAYFFGLNQVAIQLANYLAYPLQITGFYVFNLLGAQIIFTNNHLTLELLYRLLESNFYFLIEQFGVFILQAFIGWIISAPFVFLIIYLFFLWLFSRLIVRKPHPDTLQKAD from the coding sequence ATGAACTGGATACAAAAAAACATCACACTATTTTTAGACTTGTTAAAACAAGGTCTTACGCCGACACAACTGGCATTATGTGTTGCATGGGGCGTGTTATTAGGCATTATGCCTATGCTAGGCGTTGCGACGGTTTTATGCGTGGTGATTGCCTACTTTTTTGGGCTTAATCAAGTTGCTATCCAATTAGCCAATTATTTGGCTTATCCGTTACAAATTACAGGGTTTTATGTCTTTAATTTATTAGGCGCACAGATTATTTTTACCAATAATCATTTAACCCTAGAATTACTTTACCGTTTATTAGAAAGCAATTTTTATTTTTTAATCGAACAATTTGGCGTTTTCATTTTACAAGCCTTTATTGGTTGGATTATTAGCGCGCCCTTTGTTTTTCTGATTATTTATCTTTTCTTTTTATGGCTTTTCTCCCGCCTGATTGTGCGTAAACCCCACCCCGATACACTTCAAAAAGCGGATTGA
- a CDS encoding M48 family metalloprotease, which produces MEKAEFNALVERLTVFAKEYPQKYKLRVALLAGLGYAYVFLIIALLFLGLGALIYLAIVSHHAALFAKFIIGLFIVIVFVFQALWVRLPPPDGIPLKRQQVPALFDVLDDIRQQLKGPKIHQVLVDNRFNAGIMQRPRLGIFGWQKNYLLIGLPFMHALSPEQFTAVLAHEYGHLSGAHNKFGSWIYRIRQSWYRLMDVLAQNDSWGMVLFRRFFNWYIPFFSAYSFVLARANEYEADRASADVVGSRTTAEALINSSIQGQFLEEKFWKNLYKLADKKPTPPALYPLLPKALTQSYSQSALVSQWLEDELDIETGIEDTHPALKDRLAALGETAVIPKPVTETAADVLLKSHLAVLQTQFNQQWQENISEQWQARHLHLQESAQLLEILQAQEKQDPLQSRELWLLAQTTAEIEGDKQAFPLYKRLLNDAEFSTAAYYQVGRILLENQQEKGVTCIEKAVEQEPRWLIDGYGLIAQFFEKQQQKDKAVRYQQLAEERALLEQRAYAERQFVRQNEVLLAHHLTEEQIQALAEQFAQEPTIKRVYIGRKNVQYLPEHPLYVIGIKRTFGLRSASSDKQLRDKLINQLNIPSNFVLEILNSDFHLLAKRLRKIRTNLVYDKRSYAKGLSLPTQTVKTVTSSDATPTPTRAFRVHPVWLILLTLIGLFAGLVTIDNPYKNQITAYIESIVVPYLPFDAPQKTSNLPTLAVAKTPDEIIADFQLSYALPFDARFVQGGIIAVLQYSKLFLKEDLLQIRYDSKQLDEWRYLITYQVKQGNTSNIKSYQATLSTKAEEIDKNLSELTNVMVGVTRDFPAVLQLGSESYDFQLDNLFKDFDYEKIFTTMQTVEQQMLAGKASPANLLTISELWSWLAFFKSTQNNLQLSDEFATQATASYLLAQAFKASLPRDSYQRGLLLFALDYPAMALNAWQAQTVTDKREMSRMTQLQAFIRHETEILKKQPNDALNLYLLMRYYSKHGEGNVSHQYLLAFLENSEPSFLIGLEYAIAIGSVGIQRHFTPEYFRRLLEQQSALLQTFFGVPPSTLFDKMLALFKIASNEQPALSNIIEIQQQQLKKASALQKETAFFSADLLRKIIELDMQNAATKWLNLESNMLGRPDEAMRVYKVITTYYPDSPLAYSLQFSMTSEFPKINELFEKAYQAKLDRYGLYAVVATTSYLRQFWQYYPNLIAWLNKYRQQSITNARGLLSNIIFYQVFMYEPVIQRYFDNLKKIDPYNPDVWRLALVLNKKDSVIEEAHAVLGDSYAFFNLVGDYWASSEKNDTASALRFYEQALAASPSSFSAYNKVTELYIQNKTYEKAIALSKQFLTQDIEPLSRYSVINRMGKVQLLQKDYQGAYKSYLISAKDGGQAAALVGIAKASEQLKKANAETLYQQAVERYPQGFAVTELGLFYLRHQEVDKAVATFKKYLSYQEPCYFCSELIDYYQAEGKPEQAIDIAMRTKGKDKGKDSENTILSFLADYYRQKGLHQLEISLLKRLSSRMQGELKKDMPFYYAGQYIDALVKSGAPDVEERLADLIKTYKLVHFRMLELVGADLIKFGHYDLAFTVNKALHQSYNGSRAGGTSLVMLAIAWRFGSKHSEADKAFILESFKNLEDQDEWVGKKVRALLGDEPIESLTAYMTSDLRRNEIYYFLAGAAAADGQREKAIILLLLALELHATDNAEYLMAYGLLKQLIKWEEDI; this is translated from the coding sequence ATGGAAAAAGCAGAATTTAACGCCCTCGTCGAGCGGTTAACGGTTTTTGCAAAGGAATATCCGCAGAAATATAAGTTGCGGGTCGCGTTGTTGGCGGGTTTAGGTTATGCCTATGTGTTTTTGATAATTGCCTTGTTATTTCTTGGTTTAGGCGCGTTGATTTATTTAGCTATTGTTAGCCATCACGCTGCATTATTTGCCAAATTTATTATCGGGCTTTTCATTGTTATTGTGTTTGTCTTTCAAGCCTTGTGGGTACGTTTGCCTCCCCCTGATGGTATTCCTTTAAAACGTCAGCAAGTTCCTGCTTTATTTGACGTATTAGATGATATTCGTCAGCAGTTAAAAGGGCCTAAGATTCATCAAGTTTTGGTCGATAATCGGTTTAATGCGGGCATTATGCAACGTCCGCGTCTTGGGATTTTTGGCTGGCAAAAGAATTATTTATTGATTGGTTTACCATTTATGCACGCGCTGTCGCCTGAACAATTTACGGCGGTCTTAGCGCATGAATATGGGCATTTGTCAGGCGCACATAATAAATTTGGTTCGTGGATTTATCGTATTCGGCAATCGTGGTATCGCTTGATGGATGTCCTTGCACAAAATGATAGTTGGGGCATGGTTTTATTTCGGCGATTTTTTAATTGGTATATTCCATTTTTTTCTGCGTATAGTTTTGTGTTAGCACGGGCGAATGAGTATGAAGCCGACCGCGCATCGGCGGATGTGGTGGGGTCTCGCACAACAGCAGAAGCATTGATTAATAGTTCTATTCAAGGGCAATTTTTAGAAGAAAAGTTTTGGAAAAATTTGTATAAATTGGCGGATAAAAAGCCTACACCTCCCGCGTTATATCCTTTACTCCCCAAGGCATTAACACAAAGTTATAGCCAATCTGCGTTAGTTTCGCAGTGGTTGGAGGATGAGTTAGACATTGAAACAGGGATAGAAGACACGCATCCCGCGTTAAAAGACCGTTTAGCCGCACTGGGTGAAACCGCCGTGATTCCTAAGCCTGTTACGGAAACCGCTGCGGATGTATTACTTAAATCACATTTGGCAGTTTTACAAACACAATTTAATCAACAATGGCAGGAGAATATCAGCGAGCAGTGGCAAGCACGCCATTTGCATTTGCAGGAATCTGCACAATTATTAGAAATTTTACAGGCTCAGGAAAAGCAAGACCCTTTGCAATCAAGGGAGTTATGGCTATTAGCACAGACAACCGCAGAAATTGAAGGCGATAAACAAGCATTTCCTTTATATAAACGCTTGTTAAATGACGCTGAATTTTCTACAGCGGCTTATTATCAAGTTGGGCGGATTCTTTTAGAGAATCAACAAGAAAAAGGCGTTACTTGTATTGAAAAAGCGGTTGAGCAAGAGCCACGTTGGTTAATTGATGGTTATGGCTTGATTGCACAATTTTTCGAAAAACAACAGCAAAAAGACAAGGCAGTACGTTATCAGCAGTTGGCAGAAGAGCGAGCCTTATTAGAACAACGAGCGTATGCAGAACGGCAATTTGTACGACAAAATGAGGTTTTACTTGCACATCATTTAACAGAGGAACAAATCCAAGCCCTTGCGGAACAATTTGCGCAAGAGCCAACCATTAAGCGGGTTTATATTGGGCGGAAAAATGTACAGTATTTGCCTGAACATCCTTTATATGTGATTGGGATTAAAAGGACTTTTGGATTGCGTTCCGCGTCGTCTGATAAGCAATTGCGGGATAAATTAATCAATCAGTTAAATATTCCATCGAATTTCGTTTTAGAAATTTTAAATAGTGATTTCCATTTATTAGCCAAACGGTTACGTAAGATTAGAACCAATTTGGTTTATGACAAGCGGTCTTACGCTAAAGGTTTAAGCCTGCCGACTCAAACCGTGAAAACGGTAACGTCAAGCGACGCAACGCCCACCCCAACAAGGGCTTTTCGTGTCCATCCTGTTTGGTTGATATTATTGACTTTAATCGGCTTATTCGCAGGTTTGGTGACCATTGATAATCCGTATAAAAATCAAATAACGGCTTATATCGAGTCAATAGTAGTGCCTTATCTGCCCTTTGATGCCCCACAAAAAACATCTAACTTGCCAACATTAGCGGTTGCTAAAACGCCTGATGAGATAATTGCAGATTTTCAGTTGTCTTATGCCTTGCCATTTGATGCCCGCTTTGTGCAAGGGGGGATTATTGCCGTTTTGCAATACAGTAAGTTGTTTTTAAAAGAGGATTTGTTACAAATTCGCTATGACAGTAAGCAGTTAGATGAATGGCGTTATTTGATTACTTATCAAGTGAAACAAGGGAATACGTCGAATATTAAATCGTATCAAGCAACGCTTTCGACAAAAGCAGAGGAAATTGATAAAAATCTCAGTGAATTAACTAACGTTATGGTGGGAGTTACGCGCGATTTTCCTGCTGTTTTACAGCTTGGCAGTGAATCGTATGATTTTCAGTTAGATAATCTCTTTAAAGATTTTGATTATGAAAAAATTTTTACCACCATGCAGACCGTAGAACAGCAAATGCTCGCGGGTAAAGCATCGCCCGCTAATTTGTTGACGATTAGTGAGTTATGGTCATGGTTAGCATTTTTTAAATCGACGCAAAATAATTTGCAGTTGTCGGATGAATTTGCGACGCAGGCGACTGCAAGTTATTTATTAGCACAAGCTTTTAAGGCGAGTTTGCCCCGTGATAGTTATCAGCGCGGTTTGTTATTGTTTGCCTTAGATTATCCTGCAATGGCATTAAATGCGTGGCAAGCGCAAACAGTGACTGATAAACGCGAAATGAGCCGAATGACTCAGTTACAAGCGTTTATCCGTCATGAAACAGAAATCTTAAAAAAACAGCCGAATGATGCATTAAATCTTTATTTATTAATGCGTTATTATAGCAAGCATGGCGAGGGTAACGTATCGCATCAATATCTGCTTGCCTTTTTGGAAAATAGCGAGCCTTCATTTTTAATCGGCTTAGAATATGCCATTGCAATAGGTTCTGTAGGGATACAACGACACTTTACGCCAGAATATTTTCGCCGTTTGTTAGAACAGCAATCCGCTTTATTGCAGACTTTTTTTGGTGTCCCGCCGTCAACGTTGTTCGATAAGATGCTTGCCTTATTTAAGATAGCAAGCAACGAACAGCCCGCATTATCAAACATAATTGAGATTCAACAACAACAGCTTAAAAAAGCCAGCGCGTTACAAAAAGAAACCGCCTTTTTCTCTGCGGATTTATTAAGAAAAATCATTGAACTAGACATGCAAAATGCAGCGACTAAATGGCTCAATTTAGAATCTAATATGTTAGGGCGACCTGATGAAGCGATGCGCGTTTATAAGGTGATTACAACTTATTATCCTGATTCGCCACTTGCTTATTCTTTGCAATTTAGCATGACCAGCGAATTTCCCAAAATCAATGAGCTGTTTGAAAAAGCGTATCAGGCAAAATTAGATCGTTATGGTCTTTATGCCGTTGTCGCTACAACTTCATATTTACGTCAATTTTGGCAGTATTACCCAAATTTAATCGCATGGTTAAATAAATACCGTCAGCAAAGTATTACTAATGCACGAGGATTGTTATCAAATATTATTTTTTATCAGGTATTTATGTACGAGCCTGTTATACAGCGTTATTTCGATAACTTAAAGAAAATAGACCCTTATAATCCTGATGTATGGCGATTAGCCCTTGTGTTAAATAAAAAAGACAGTGTTATCGAAGAGGCACATGCTGTACTAGGGGATAGTTATGCCTTTTTTAACCTCGTGGGGGATTATTGGGCATCATCGGAGAAAAACGATACAGCCTCTGCGTTACGCTTTTATGAGCAAGCACTGGCGGCTTCACCAAGCAGCTTTTCAGCCTATAACAAAGTCACTGAGTTATATATTCAAAACAAAACTTATGAAAAAGCAATTGCGCTTTCGAAACAGTTTTTAACACAAGATATTGAACCGCTTTCAAGGTACTCTGTTATTAATCGAATGGGTAAAGTCCAATTACTACAAAAGGACTATCAAGGCGCGTATAAAAGTTATTTAATTTCTGCCAAAGATGGTGGGCAGGCAGCTGCGTTAGTTGGTATTGCCAAAGCCAGTGAACAGCTTAAAAAAGCAAATGCAGAAACTTTATATCAACAAGCGGTTGAGCGTTATCCGCAAGGTTTTGCAGTTACTGAATTAGGCTTATTTTATTTACGTCATCAGGAAGTAGATAAGGCGGTAGCAACGTTTAAAAAGTATCTTTCTTATCAAGAACCTTGTTACTTTTGTAGTGAGTTAATTGATTATTATCAAGCGGAAGGTAAACCTGAACAAGCCATTGATATAGCGATGCGGACTAAAGGAAAAGACAAAGGTAAAGACAGTGAAAATACGATTTTGTCATTCCTTGCAGACTATTATCGTCAAAAAGGGTTACATCAACTCGAAATTAGTCTGTTAAAACGTTTGTCTTCTCGGATGCAAGGGGAATTAAAAAAGGATATGCCGTTTTATTATGCGGGTCAGTATATTGATGCGTTAGTAAAAAGTGGCGCGCCAGATGTAGAGGAACGGTTAGCGGATTTGATTAAAACTTATAAATTGGTGCATTTCCGTATGTTGGAATTAGTCGGTGCAGATTTGATTAAATTTGGACATTACGATTTAGCTTTTACCGTGAATAAAGCCTTGCATCAGAGTTATAACGGCAGTCGCGCAGGGGGAACGAGTTTAGTGATGTTAGCCATTGCGTGGCGATTTGGTTCAAAACACAGTGAGGCGGATAAAGCCTTTATTCTGGAGTCTTTTAAAAATTTAGAGGATCAAGATGAATGGGTAGGGAAAAAAGTCCGTGCGTTGCTAGGCGATGAACCGATAGAGAGTCTTACCGCTTATATGACTAGCGATTTACGCCGTAATGAAATTTATTATTTCTTAGCGGGTGCGGCGGCTGCCGACGGACAACGCGAAAAAGCCATTATTCTCTTGCTATTAGCCCTTGAACTTCATGCAACAGATAATGCGGAATATTTGATGGCTTATGGCTTATTAAAGCAGTTGATAAAATGGGAAGAGGATATTTAA